Proteins from one Danaus plexippus chromosome 2, MEX_DaPlex, whole genome shotgun sequence genomic window:
- the LOC116779450 gene encoding anaphase-promoting complex subunit 5, whose amino-acid sequence MDVGNDNIDFVKLINIKGNVDNITPHKIAVVAFIREYGLLKMEAKDMIDFTMAPKYRKDFCILALKLIQCPDMEFKELEALLTDGRYNLLSVHLQNFCVRLQNIYVNGINALMDCVTSAVDKLMIEQSETNPCIITRCSVLGFYLRRILLYLDKLTFVQVASLYKSFCIYYQKGRPGLMMRSLSKEKLNNMESQPETSKPSLLPEESKPQEIFMKMNIIDRDSTFEECQWSRKQAELFTAQQANLLQINEKKAMAPKQLQKTIMQIINDLPEYPDIHFLSFLNCIRMKEFCGAQDSLYNCFDRAVFNMCGSGSSLNDRNKNFRYAALNRAAMHTQFGHKSVAMEGVREALGCAQEAADSGCVAAAAAWGALAGGRARRAALLARVPRPPRAAAAAVQLMAQHAAVNAARPAEVFQIISKGDTINYLHSMTDLTMAGLANTAALWGLYGKTEMASVNCQLLLNLNTKCTVGSGSVWQWSEGSGAGAVCAAAWRGAGPLAAALASLFTSPAARAAAARHHATYALRAGKWEEADQSIRQLASYDRWESQLLRAEMYFLKENPTDALETLHDILDFCKTEDDSLHYMSLRLKAMIMMAEVQHTFSNNRSTNIMLLNEALSLARKYHLHFLAATAEMHTANVQLHMGSTKNALLLARKVLPLIMEHGSAYDMARGMLLYTKCRIATSPPTGEARNQVLQSCCEALDTVKENFSKVGAEARLLHTWYLQAQLYNDIGNIVARNQCAWMYRQLETQNPVEPLNMLHIMY is encoded by the exons atggatgtAGGAAATGATAACATTGATTTTGTTAAACTTATTAACATTAAGGGTAATGTTGACAATATTACTCCTCACAAAATTGCAGTTGTTGCCTTTATAAGAGAATATGGACTATTAAAAATGgaag caaagGACATGATTGATTTTACAATGGCACCAAAATATCGAAAGGATTTTTGTATTCTCGCACTTAAGTTAATTCAG TGCCCTGATATGGAATTTAAAGAGCTGGAGGCACTTTTAACTGATGGACGATATAACTTGTTAAGTGTTCACCTTCAGAATTTTTGTGTGAGATTGCAAAACATATATGTTAATGGGATCAATGCACTTATGGACTGTGTGACTTCTGCAGTTGATAAACTGATGATAGAACAGAGTGAAACTAATCCTTGCATTATAACCCGATGCAGTGTCTTAG gcttttatttaagaagaatattattatacttagaTAAACTTACTTTTGTGCAAGTTGCTTCCCTTTATAAGTCTTTTTGCATTTACTATCAGAAAGGGAGACCTGGTCTGATGATGAGATCGCTAAGCAAAGAG AAGTTGAATAACATGGAATCGCAACCTGAAACATCAAAGCCATCACTGTTACCGGAAGAATCTAAGCCCCAAGAGATATTTATGAAGATGAATATTATTGATAGAGACAG tacttTTGAAGAATGTCAGTGGTCAAGAAAGCAAGCGGAACTCTTTACTGCTCAACAAGCCAATTTGTTGcagataaatgaaaaaaaagcaATGGCACCCAAACAGCTGCAGAAAACAATCAtgcaaataattaatgatttaccAGAATATCCtgatatt cATTTCCTTAGTTTCCTGAACTGCATAAGAATGAAGGAATTCTGTGGAGCTCAAGATTCTCTTTACAATTGTTTTGATCGAGCTGTTTTCAACATGTGCGGCAGTGGAAGTTCATTGaatgatagaaataaaaactttagatATGCTGCATTGAATAGAGCGGCTATGCATACACAGTTTGGGCATAa GTCGGTAGCGATGGAAGGTGTTCGCGAGGCTCTAGGTTGTGCGCAGGAGGCGGCTGACAGTGGTTGTGtagcggcggcggcggcttGGGGAGCACTGGCTGGTGGACGCGCACGACGAGCTGCTCTGCTCGCCCGGGTGCCACGACCGCCCCGCGCCGCCGCTGCAGCCGTACAACTGATGGCGCAGCACGCCGCTGTCAACGCTGCCAGGCCGGCAGAAGTCTTTCAG ATAATAAGTAAAGGAGATACTATCAATTACCTACATTCGATGACAGATTTGACTATGGCCGGCTTAGCAAACACAGCAGCGCTTTGGGGTTTATATGGAAAAACGGAAATGGCTTCTGTAAACTGTCAACTCctgcttaatttaaatacaa AATGTACGGTGGGTTCTGGCAGTGTATGGCAGTGGTCGGAGGGGTCCGGGGCTGGCGCGGTGTGCGCGGCAGCCTGGCGTGGCGCGGGCCCGCTGGCTGCAGCACTTGCCTCGTTGTTCACATCACCCGCCGCCCGCGCCGCCGCCGCTAGACATCACGCTACATATGCACTGAGAGCTG GTAAGTGGGAGGAGGCAGATCAGAGTATAAGACAGCTAGCGTCATACGATCGCTGGGAGAGTCAACTCCTGAGAGCGGAGATGTATTTCCTCAAAGAGAATCCCACCGATGCTTTGGAAACGCTCCACGATATACTAGACTTCTGTAAAACCGAAGACGACAGTTTGCATTACATGTCACTGAGATTGAAAGCGATGATAATGATGGCAGAAGTACAGCACACCTTCAGTAATAATAGATCCACTAATATCATGTTACTAAACGAAGCGTTGTCGTTGGCGAGGAAATATCACTTGCATTTCTTAGCTGCGACGGCTGAAATGCACACCGCTAATGTCCAATTGCATATGGGTTCCACGAAAAACGCTTTGTTATTAGCGAGGAAAGTGTTGCCGTTGATTATGGAACATGGCAGCGCTTACGATATGGCAAGAG GgatgttattatatactaagTGTCGAATAGCGACCTCTCCGCCGACGGGTGAAGCTCGCAACCAGGTGTTGCAATCCTGCTGTGAAGCTCTAGATACAGTTAAAGAGAACTTCTCCAAAGTTGGAGCTGAGGCCAGGTTGCTACATACATGGTATCTGCAG gcCCAGTTATATAACGACATTGGTAATATAGTCGCAAGAAATCAATGTGCTTGGATGTACAGACAACTCGAAACACAAAACCCTGTGGAACCATTGAATATGTTGCATATAATGTATTAG
- the LOC116779591 gene encoding adenylate cyclase type 8 — translation MEKTVQNRTTEKCSCWMVPPWRFSDLSDEKLYLAYTQQQRQRAVLRLIITGVLFQVFASLVPGERDLHFAYKSVAISLVLNLILAVIYALFRKARTALNHIAWITLWVQLLVSTSRRLGDSYNELLGWAVVLQYFTLATLPFHYILLILYSTLSLTAYLLIQYYNATTTESRLAGDFYLQQIANGCLLLGATFLGGTAYAISEKQQRSSFQETKRSLRDKLTIEQQSKEQERLLLSVLPEHVAVQMRKDLGLIDTQFKKIYMSRHENVSILYADIVGFTAISSTYSAQDLVAILNELFARFDRLAEKYQQLRIKILGDCYYCISGAPLERPDHAVLCVHMGLSMVKAIKYVQQTTNSPVDMRVGIHTGAVLAGVLGQRQWQFDVYSRDVELANKMESSGMAGRVHVSEVTLGFLNDEFEVEPAHGERREEMLRQAGIKTYFIVRVLKPYHGEEKSAAGEAGEGDGSDALSDLKDDDEDSVLSPQDESKDNEDVKILAMLEEELVNRDDNKELADATTLCLTFKTQAAEACYARRVDACPLAVCAPPLLLLPAVVALASFAVPSTWSLHAVYLALVLETGLVNVAYYACYRYAHYKKKAISPYWKLTCGTFNIVMFVAANIAPLIICGNFETMLAEDGLRDDAPSHSGARRCIHPSYYYHVGAGALCGALWVSPLGGCARAALLGSLAAAHAVPAALHPAVLTSRPTLDRDPFRLPYNATDDCEEELLNLLAQIHTGRHILMLLFIAVALIIYNRYSESLERARHSRGERMRAQAEQASDLRRRNQALVHNVLPPHVARHFMGARHHHRDLYSQSYAEVGVLFASMPNFTEFYSEETVNNQGLECLRFLNEVISDFDLLLEDAKFSKDIIKIKTISSTYMAASGLNPTRQMQPSDGVLVRWAHLACLVEFALELQRVLAAINEQSFNHFVLRMGVNHGPITAGVIGARKPHYDIWGNTVNVASRMESTGKAGCIQVTEETCHILEDFGYYFEQRGLVAVKGKGQLMTYYLQGKKGDIDNTTNNGENGELLANGEPTPSMFTRSEEADAGHPLLP, via the exons atggagAAAACTGTACAAAATCGAACTACTGAAAAGTGTTCCTGCTGGATGGTGCCACCATGGAGATTTTCGGATTTATCAGACGAGAAATTATATCTGGCCTATACACAACAACAACGACAAAGGGCTGTTCTCCGATTGATCATTACAGGGGTTTTGTTCCAAGTGTTTGCATCGCTTGTGCCTGGAGAACGTGATTTGCATTTCGCCTATAAATCTGTCGCCATTTCCCTTGtactgaatttaattttggcAGTAATCTACGCTCTGTTCCGCAAAGCAAGAACAGCTTTGAATCATATCGCATGGATTACTCTATGGGTTCAACTCCTTGTGAGCACTTCCAGACGTCTTGGAGATTCGTATAATGAATTGCTGGGTTGGGCTGTCGTACTGCAATATTTTACTCTTGCAACATTACCATTCCATTATATACttcttatattatacagtACACTGTCACTCACTGCGTATTTACTTATTCAATACTATAATGCTACAACTACTGAAAGCAGACTGGCCGGCGATTTTTACTTGCAG CAAATAGCGAACGGATGCCTCTTACTGGGAGCTACATTTCTGGGCGGAACTGCATATGCAATAAGCGAAAAACAACAGCGGAGCTCATTTCAAGAGACAAAACGGAGTTTACGCGATAAACTTACAATTGAACAACAAAGCAAAGAACAA GAAAGATTGTTGCTGTCCGTGCTTCCTGAACATGTGGCAGTACAAATGCGTAAAGATTTGGGACTTATCGATACTcagtttaagaaaatttacatgTCCCGCCATGAAAATGTTAG TATATTATATGCAGACATCGTCGGCTTTACGGCTATATCCTCAACCTATTCAGCGCAAGATCTAGTAGCGATATTAAACGAACTTTTTGCAAGATTTGACCGACTCGCGGAG aaATACCAACAACTAAGGATCAAGATTCTAGGCGATTGCTATTACTGCATCAGCGGCGCTCCGCTGGAGAGACCTGACCACGCTGTTTTATGTGTTCACATGGGACTGTCTATGGTCAAGGCGATTAA ATATGTGCAACAAACAACAAATTCACCAGTGGATATGCGCGTGGGCATCCATACGGGTGCCGTGCTAGCGGGAGTGCTCGGACAACGACAGTGGCAGTTTGACGTTTACTCTCGGGATGTCGAACTTGCCAATAAAATGGAAAGCAGCGGGATGGCTgg TCGCGTTCACGTCTCGGAGGTGACCTTGGGTTTTCTAAACGATGAGTTCGAGGTGGAGCCGGCCCACGGTGAACGACGAGAAGAGATGCTGCGACAGGCCGGCATTAAAACATACTTCATAGTACGGGTATTGAAACCG TATCATGGCGAAGAAAAGAGTGCTGCTGGGGAAGCGGGTGAGGGAGATGGGAGCGACGCGCTCTCCGATCTGAAAGACGACGATGAGGACTCT GTTCTATCACCGCAAGACGAGAGCAAGGACAATGAGGATGTCAAAATACTCGCAATGTTAGAGGAAGAACTCGTCAATAGAGATGACAACAA GGAGCTGGCGGATGCGACTACTTTATGCCTGACTTTCAAGACCCAAGCGGCGGAGGCTTGCTATGCGCGACGGGTTGATGCCTGCCCCCTGGCTGTGTGCGCCCCTCCGCTACTGTTGCTACCAGCTGTCGTGGCTCTTGCCAGCTTTGCTGTTCCATCAACATGGTCTTTACACGCCGTCTATCTTGCGCTGGTTCTTGAAACAGGACTCGTTAACGTTGCATACTATGCTTGTTATAGATATGCTCATTATAAG aaaAAAGCAATATCGCCCTACTGGAAGCTGACATGTGGAACGTTTAACATTGTGATGTTTGTCGCTGCCAATATTGCTCCATTG ATTATATGTGGCAACTTCGAAACGATGCTAGCAGAAGACGGGCTTAGAGATGACGCCCCTTCACATAGCGGCGCCCGACGTTGCATTCACccatcatattattatcac GTGGGTGCGGGTGCGTTATGTGGTGCGTTGTGGGTTTCTCCATTGGGTGGATGTGCACGAGCGGCTTTGTTGGGGTCACTAGCGGCGGCTCATGCTGTACCCGCAGCCCTACACCCCGCGGTACTAACATCTCGCCCTACACTCGACCGCGACCCCTTTCGTTTGCCATACAACGCCACCGACGACTGCGaagaagaattattaaaccTGCT AGCCCAGATTCACACTGGTAGACACATCCTGATGCTGTTGTTCATAGCGGTGGCACTCATCATATACAACAGATAC AGCGAGTCTCTGGAGCGCGCACGGCACTCGCGCGGGGAGAGAATGCGCGCGCAGGCGGAGCAAGCGAGTGACTTACGGCGACGGAACCAGGCACTGGTCCACAACGTTCTGCCACCACACGTTGCCAGGCATTTCATGGGCGCACGTCATCATCACCGCGATTTATACAGCCAGAGTTACGCGGAAGTCGGCGTGCTTTTCGCCTCCATGCCCAATTTTACAG AGTTTTACTCGGAAGAAACAGTTAACAATCAAGGCCTAGAATGTTTACGATTTCTCAACGAAGTTATATCGGACTTTGATCTC CTGCTGGAAGATGCCAAATTCAGTAAGGACATCATCAAAATAAAGACGATTAGTTCAACGTACATGGCTGCGTCAGGCCTAAATCCTACGCGACAAATGCAG CCTTCTGATGGTGTGTTGGTTCGTTGGGCTCACCTGGCATGTTTGGTGGAGTTCGCGTTGGAGCTGCAGCGTGTTCTGGCCGCCATCAACGAGCAATCTTTCAACCATTTCGTACTTCGAATGGGTGTAAACCACGGGCCGATCACAGCAGGCGTCATTGGTGCCAGGAAGCCCCACTACGATATATGGGGGAACACTGTTAACGTAGCTTCAAGGATGGAAAGCACTGGCAAGGCTGGATGTATACAG GTGACCGAAGAGACCTGTCATATCCTTGAGGATTTCGGGTACTACTTCGAACAACGTGGCCTAGTCGCAGTTAAGGGCAAGGGGCAGCTTATGACGTATTACCTGCAAGGGAAGAAAGGCGACATAGATAATACC ACAAACAATGGCGAAAATGGCGAGTTGCTAGCGAACGGGGAACCAACTCCATCAATGTTTACTCGTTCAGAGGAAGCGGACGCTGGCCATCCACTTCTACCGTAA
- the LOC116779449 gene encoding integrator complex subunit 2, with the protein MDIEFMKPVKPLVFKALKDVDIETLIKCTPDEIRPIIPCLVRMALIAPLDITRYCAEAKKDILTLLSGIDLVNFIVSLLSIEFHALEVDLKKEQQMRLKSGSQNTESFLIQNVVNGIANDFEQSDSARRVRLVLSELLQMQAQLAEYNQNKNSNSESSIKPSELFDNEVYLEEITDVICISLAELPNLLNICEIVEVLLHVNKGPIIISWVVANMPDTLLDVAESLVLNAERGEEGGIRAKTLSTLCDACPYIATAVRAKAVSASRLPCLIINLTLTHHQDLVSFISGLLLGSDQSTRTWFATFLRNSHKRGKGDGHAILVKLRQELLIRLKEASAGVDASALLRLYCALRGIAGIKFQDDEVSGLLRLVTQKPPPTPAGVRFVSLSLCMILACPSLMAAPEYEKKAIEWVQWLVKEEAYFESNSGVTASFGEMLLLIAIHFHSGQLTAVGELVCATLGMRVPVRPNGLARIKQAFTQEIFTEQVVTAHAVKVPVTANLNSNISGYLPVHCIHQLLKSRAFSKHKVPIKNWIYSQICNCIAPLHPVMPALVEVYVNSILVINNKGTNEYFNKPITEEEIRRVFRKSIFGVNYDSNSKPFTSMDVDSDSTVDINIEKPTLASQLLLIYYLLLYEDVRLANTAILIANGRKVKSYSTTFLSELPIKYLLHQAQKDQMSYGGLFSPLLRLLATHFPQLSLVDDWMDDQVFGDSCRHQIDINLSEVSINEAFQCIEENPYKTGKILKAMLNKNPTDIWPFAEIFVKYVKSVLGGRVPRHIQELYREVWLRLNTVLPRCLWILTINALLDINNGCGKYVTITQENVLVDPLQVLRCDIRVFRCGPILKIILRILEASLAASRSQLSRHLLDKPLLEKSGQLTSDSEREELKNALVAAQESAALQILLEACLETEEDQSKPELMWSLKEVRSIICSFLHQVFIAEPSLAKLVHFQGYPRELLTVTVQGIPSMHICLDFIPELLSQASLEKQIFAVDLVSHLSIQYALPKAMSIARLCVNTLSTLLSVLPSDLRLELFQPVLKSLVRICIAFPSLLEDITSLLLQLGRICESQVSLGHCWNDTNILGEGAYVSSEVHNDSKVLLAEVLCRDIKSTMSEIIQKALLNDKLY; encoded by the exons ATGGATATCGAATTTATGAAACCCGTTAAGCCTCTAGTTTTCAAGGCTTTAAAAGATGTCGATattgaaactttaataaaatgcacACCGGATGAAATAAGACCGATCATACCATGTCTAGTCCGTATGGCTCTTATAGCACCTCTTGATATAACTAGATATTGTGCTGAGGCTAAAAAAGACATCCTGACTCTACTATCTGGGATTGATCTAGTAAATTTCATCGTATCTTTACTGTCTATTGAATTTCATGCTCTAGAAGTGGATCTAAAGAAAGAACAACAAATGCG cttAAAAAGTGGATCCCAGAATACTGAATCCTTTTTAATACAGAATGTAGTAAATGGAATTGCAAATGACTTTGAACAGTCAGATTCCGCAAGAAGAGTCCGACTTGTTCTCTCTGAGTTGCTGCAGATGCAAGCGCAGTTGGCAGAGTATAAtcagaataaaaattcaaattctgAATCTTCTATAAAACCATCGGAACTCTTTGATAATGAGGTGTATCTTGAAGAAATTACAGatgttatttgtataagtCTTGCTGAATTAccaaatcttttaaatatatgtgaaattGTTGAAGTATTACTGCATGTGAACAAGGGaccaattattatttcttggGTTGTAGCAAATATGCCTGACACACTTTTAGATG tgGCAGAATCTTTGGTTTTAAATGCTGAAAGAGGAGAAGAAGGTGGCATTAGAGCCAAAACTTTATCCACATTATGCGACGCCTGTCCCTATATTGCAACAGCTGTTAGAGCAAAAGCTGTATCTGCTTCCAGACTACcgtgtttaataataaacctcACTTTAACACATCATCAAGACTTg gTATCCTTTATATCTGGTTTGCTATTGGGTTCAGACCAGAGTACCAGAACATGGTTTGCAACATTCTTACGTAACTCCCATAAAAGAGGGAAAGGAGATGGCCATGCAATATTGGTGAAGTTACGCCAAGAACTTCTGATTAGATTAAAAGAAGCTTCAGCTGGGGTTGATGCCTCTGCATTATTAAGGTTATACTGTGCCTTGAGAGGAATCGCGGGAATAAAGTTCCAAGATGATGAGGTGTCAGGACTCTTACGACTTGTGACACAAAAGCCACCACCAACTCCAGCTGGTGTGAGATTTGTTTCCTTGAGTTTATGTATGATCCTAGCATGTCCTTCACTTATGG ctgCTCCTGAATATGAGAAGAAAGCAATTGAATGGGTACAATGGCTTGTAAAGGAAGAAGCTTATTTTGAAAG CAATTCAGGCGTCACAGCTTCGTTTGGGGAGATGTTGCTGCTAATAGCAATCCACTTCCACTCTGGACAGCTGACGGCCGTCGGTGAACTGGTCTGTGCTACACTTGGCATGAGGGTCCCCGTGCGACCAAACGGACTTGCGAGGATCAAGCAGGCCTTCACACAGGAAATATTTACTGAACAG GTCGTCACTGCACATGCTGTTAAAGTACCTGTCACTGCAAATCTCAACAGCAACATATCCGGTTATTTGCCTGTACATTGTATTCACCAATTACTGAAGTCGCGAGCATTTTCGAAACACAAAGTGCCAATAAAAAATTGGATATATAGTCAAATTTGCAACTGTATTGCTCCCTTACACCCTGTAATGCCAGCCCTCGTCGAAGTTTACGTCAATTCTATTctggttattaataataaaggaacAAATGAATACTTCAACAAGCCAATAACAGAAGAAGAAATACGCAGGGTATTCCGAAAATCTATTTTTGGTGTTAATTACGACTCAAACAGCAAACCATTTACTTCTATGGATGTTGATAGTGATTCCACAGTTGACATAAACATTGAGAAACCAACTCTAGCCTCACAACTATTATTGATCTATTACCTGCTCCTGTATGAAGATGTAAGATTGGCTAATACAGCTATACTGATTGCCAATGGAAGAAAAGTGAAAAGTTATTCAACAACATTTCTTTCCGAATTGCCAATAAAGTATTTGCTACATCAAGCCCAGAAAGATCAAATGAGTTATGGTGGTCTTTTCAGCCCTCTGCTTCGTTTGCTTGCGACTCATTTTCCACAGCTATCGCTTGTAGATGATTGGATGGATGACCAGGTCTTTGGAGATTCCTGTCGTCACCAAATAGACATTAATCTTTCAGAAGTATCTATAAATGAGGCATTCCAGTGCATCGAAGAAAACCCATATAAAAcgggtaaaatattaaaagccaTGCTCAATAAAAATCCTACTGACATATGGCCTTTTGcagaaatatttgttaaatacgTGAAGAGTGTGTTAGGAGGTAGAGTCCCAAGACATATACAAGAACTCTACAGAGAGGTTTGGTTGCGTCTAAACACGGTTCTACCCCGATGTTTGTGGATATTGACAATTAACGCGTTGCTGGATATAAATAATGGATGCGGTAAATACGTTACCATAACACAGGAAAATGTTCTAGTTGATCCTTTACAAGTCTTAAGATGTGatataagagtatttagatgTGGtcctatattaaaaataattctgagAATTTTAGAAGCGAGCTTAGCTGCATCGAGAAGCCAGTTAAGTCGCCATTTATTGGACAAGCCACTTCTTGAAAAAAGCGGCCAATTGACATCAGACTCCGAGAGAGAAGAATTGAAAAATGCCTTAGTTGCCGCGCAAGAAAGTGCAGCACTACAAATTTTACTAGAAGCTTGTTTGGAGACTGAAGAAGACCAATCAAAACCCGAACTAATGTGGTCTTTGAAAGAAGTTCGAAGTATAATATGTTCGTTTTTACATCAAGTGTTTATAGCTGAGCCATCACTTGCAAAATTAGTACACTTCCAAGGATATCCGAGGGAATTATTGACAGTAACCGTCCAAGGCATACCGTCAATGCACAtttgtttagattttattCCTGAACTTCTAAGTCAAGCTTCTCTAgagaaacaaatttttgctGTGGACTTGGTATCTCATTTATCAATTCAGTATGCTTTACCCAAAGCTATGTCCATTGCGAGGTTATGCGTGAATACTCTATCCACCCTCCTATCTGTCCTACCGAGTGACCTGCGTCTGGAACTCTTCCAACCAGTTTTAAAATCGCTCGTACGGATTTGTATAGCATTTCCCTCCTTACTTGAAGATATAACATCGTTATTGTTACAGTTAGGTCGAATTTGTGAATCTCAGGTATCACTTGGCCATTGTTGGAATGACACAAATATATTGGGCGAAGGAGCTTATGTATCCTCTGAAGTTCACAATGACAGTAAAGTATTACTCGCCGAGGTTTTATGTAGGGACATTAAATCAACAATGTCAGAAATTATACAGAAAGcacttttaaatgataaactgtattga